A window of the Henckelia pumila isolate YLH828 chromosome 3, ASM3356847v2, whole genome shotgun sequence genome harbors these coding sequences:
- the LOC140889561 gene encoding uncharacterized protein produces the protein MVELQVRLRKNETIDKELKEQIKIETHRWRGVLTKIVAVVKCLAKNILSFRGKNENLEDNSKVFSNSTKRWSILLDCLDNLTLKSLCNTRWKSHIESVKAIKSQVGQIREALLKVADLTDDARLSREARLLATHELSSFEFLLSLVIWEEGFASAINFAKEIASNIGVDPVFPKRRQTSRKRQFDEIPNTEREPQTAEERFRTDYFLVVVDIALLELRSRFEQLNSFEAMFGFLMDGGQLMALDEDYLRKILCMLPLEAYDTNKSWTSIKILEFVLKMEVFPLVVVAYQILLTISVTVASAERSFSKLKLLKSYLRTTMSQERLNDLATLCIEKDILEDISYDDIIDDFASKTQEE, from the exons ATGGTGGAGTTACAAGTGAGATTGAGGAAAAATGAAACAATTGacaaagaattgaaggaacagattaaaATTGAGACACACCGTTGGAGAGGGGTTTTGACCAAAATTGTAGCAGTTGTAAAATGTTtggctaaaaatattttgtcctTCCGTGGAAAGAATGAAAATTTGGAGGATAATTCAAAAG TGTTCTCCAATTCTACAAAACGCTGGAGTATTCTACTTGATTGTTTGGATAATTTGACGCTTAAGTCATTGTGCAACACGAGGTGGAAAAGTCATATCGAAAGCGTGAAGGCCATTAAGTCACAAGTTGGGCAAATCAGAGAAGCTTTACTTAAGGTAGCAGATTTAACTGATGATGCAAGATTGTCGAGAGAAGCCAGATTGTTAGCAACACATGAACTTAGTAGCTTTGAATTTCTTTTAAGCTTGGTAATTTG GGAAGAAGGATTTGCATCTGCCATAAATTTTGCTAAAGAAATTGCTTCCAATATAGGAGTTGATCCTGTATTTCCCAAGCGACGACAAACTTCTAGAAAGAGACAATTTGATGAGATTCCTAATACTGAAAGAGAACCACAAACAGCTGAAGAACGTTTTAGGACTGATTATTTTCTTGTTGTGGTAGATATTGCTCTTTTGGAGTTAAGGAGTAGGTTTGAGCAATTGAATTCTTTCGAAGCTATGTTTGGATTCTTGATGGATGGAGGACAGTTAATGGCATTGGATGAAGACTATTTGAGAAAAATATTGT GCATGCTACCACTAGAAGCATATGACACAAATAAATCTTGGACATCCATTAAAATTTTAGAGTTTGTATTGAAAATGGAAGTTTTTCCTTTGGTCGTGGTTGCCtatcaaattttattgactATTTCTGTGACTGTAGCATCAGCTGAGAGGAGCTTTTCCAAGttgaaattattgaaatctTATTTAAGAACCACAATGAGTCAAGAGAGACTGAATGATTTAGCGACTCTCTGCATCGAGAAAGACATATTGGAGGATATATCTTACGACGACATAATTGATGACTTTGCTTCAAAAACGCAAGaagagtga